A stretch of the Metopolophium dirhodum isolate CAU chromosome 8, ASM1992520v1, whole genome shotgun sequence genome encodes the following:
- the LOC132950499 gene encoding ATPase inhibitor, mitochondrial codes for MNILYLAKASKSLCSINTTAMSFNRFKNDGLGNLGSGAGKGGGGGGSIREAGGAMGEREAANEEEYFYIQQRQQVDKIKKDIELRKAEIEKNIDEINKAKAQLNKITDKQ; via the exons atgaacatattatacttaGCGAAGGCTTCGAAGTCGCTCTGTTCCATCAATACAACGGCAATGAG TTTCAACAGATTCAAAAACGATGGTTTGGGTAATTTGGGTAGTGGCGCTGGCAAAggcggtggtggtggaggtTCCATCCGAGAAGCTGGTGGTGCTATGGGTGAACGTGAAGCTGCTAATGAAGaagaatatttttacatacag caaCGACAACAAGTAGATAAAATCAAAAAGGATATTGAATTACGAAAAGCGGAGATAGAGAAAAACATTGATGAAATCAATAAGGCTAAAGCTCAATTGAACAAGATAACAGATAAACAGTAA
- the LOC132950034 gene encoding stress-activated protein kinase JNK isoform X2, whose product MPHINPRMTSRVSSSIFFTVEVGDTKFTILKRYQNLKPIGSGAQGIVCAAMDTITQQSVAIKKLSRPFQNVTHAKRAYREFKLMKLVNHKNIIGLLNAFTPQRTLDDFQDVYLVMELMDANLCQVIQMDLDHERMSYLLYQMLCGIKHLHSAGIIHRDLKPSNIVVKSDCTLKILDFGLARTAGTTFMMTPYVVTRYYRAPEVILGMGYKENVDIWSVGCIMGEMIRGGVLFPGTDHIDQWNKIIEQLGTPSQEFMRRLQPTVRNYVENRPRYPGYSFDRLFPDVLFPSDSSEHNKLKASQARDLLSRMLVIDPEKRISVDDALLHPYINVWYDESEVNAPAPGPWDHSVDEREHTVDQWKELIYQEVMEYDPTTAAAASANEPQPIR is encoded by the exons ATGCCTCATATCAACCCTAGGATGACATCTAGAGTGTCCTCCTCCATTTTCTTTACAGTGGAGGTGGGCGATACAAAGTTCACTATTTTGAAAcgatatcaaaatttgaaaccAATTGGATCTGGAGCACAAGGCATAGTTTG TGCGGCCATGGATACCATTACTCAACAAAGCGTTGCTATTAAAAAACTATCCAGACCATTTCAAAATGTAACGCATGCCAAAAGAGCATATAGGGAGTTCAAACTTATGAAATtagtaaatcataaaaat aTTATTGGTTTACTAAATGCCTTCACACCACAAAGGACATTAGATGATTTTCAAGATGTGTATTTGGTAATGGAACTCATGGATGCTAATCTATGCCAGGTAATCCAAATGGACCTTGATCACGAACGAATGTCATATCTTTTATATCAAATGTTATGTGGAATTAAACATTTACACTCAGCGGGAATTATTCATaga GACCTTAAACCtagtaatattgttgtaaaatcTGACTGCACATTAAAGATTTTGGATTTTGGATTAGCTCGAACAGCTGGAACTACATTTATGATGACCCCATATGTCGTTACTAGATACTACCGTGCACCagag gtaattttagGCATGGGTTATAAGGAAAACGTTGACATTTGGTCAGTAGGTTGTATTATGGGTGAGATGATAAGAGGTGGCGTATTGTTTCCTGGAACTGATCATATAGATCAAtggaataaaattatag aACAATTGGGCACACCATCGCAAGAATTTATGAGAAGGTTACAACCAACTGTGAGAAATTATGTAGAAAATAGACCTCGTTATCCAGGTTATTCATTTGATCGATTATTCCCTGATGTACTATTTCCATCAGATTCTTCTGAACATAATAAACTAaaag caagcCAAGCACGTGACCTTTTGTCTCGAATGCTAGTTATTGATCCAGAAAAGCGTATATCTGTGGACGACGCATTGCTACATCCCTATATAAATGTTTGGTATGATGAAAGTGAAGTAAATGCACCAGCACCAGGACCATGGGACCATTCAGTAGATGAACGTGAACATACTGTTGATCAATGGAAAGAGCTTATCTATCAAGAAGTTATGGAGTATGATCCAACTACTGCAGCAGCAGCTTCTGCTAATGAACCACAACCGATCCGATAG
- the LOC132950034 gene encoding stress-activated protein kinase JNK isoform X1 has product MLGTQSRFVQRPQNKPDTMTELADMFYTLVFGDTEFSVPRRYVDLVPKGLGAQGMVVAAMDTITQQSVAIKKLSRPFQNVTHAKRAYREFKLMKLVNHKNIIGLLNAFTPQRTLDDFQDVYLVMELMDANLCQVIQMDLDHERMSYLLYQMLCGIKHLHSAGIIHRDLKPSNIVVKSDCTLKILDFGLARTAGTTFMMTPYVVTRYYRAPEVILGMGYKENVDIWSVGCIMGEMIRGGVLFPGTDHIDQWNKIIEQLGTPSQEFMRRLQPTVRNYVENRPRYPGYSFDRLFPDVLFPSDSSEHNKLKASQARDLLSRMLVIDPEKRISVDDALLHPYINVWYDESEVNAPAPGPWDHSVDEREHTVDQWKELIYQEVMEYDPTTAAAASANEPQPIR; this is encoded by the exons ATGCTCGGAACACAATCAAGGTTTGTCCAAAGACCTCAAAATAAACCAGACACTATGACTGAATTAGCTGATATGTTCTACACTTTAGTGTTTGGTGATACTGAATTTTCAGTTCCCAGACGATATGTTGATCTTGTACCCAAAGGTTTAGGTGCCCAGGGCATGGTGGT TGCGGCCATGGATACCATTACTCAACAAAGCGTTGCTATTAAAAAACTATCCAGACCATTTCAAAATGTAACGCATGCCAAAAGAGCATATAGGGAGTTCAAACTTATGAAATtagtaaatcataaaaat aTTATTGGTTTACTAAATGCCTTCACACCACAAAGGACATTAGATGATTTTCAAGATGTGTATTTGGTAATGGAACTCATGGATGCTAATCTATGCCAGGTAATCCAAATGGACCTTGATCACGAACGAATGTCATATCTTTTATATCAAATGTTATGTGGAATTAAACATTTACACTCAGCGGGAATTATTCATaga GACCTTAAACCtagtaatattgttgtaaaatcTGACTGCACATTAAAGATTTTGGATTTTGGATTAGCTCGAACAGCTGGAACTACATTTATGATGACCCCATATGTCGTTACTAGATACTACCGTGCACCagag gtaattttagGCATGGGTTATAAGGAAAACGTTGACATTTGGTCAGTAGGTTGTATTATGGGTGAGATGATAAGAGGTGGCGTATTGTTTCCTGGAACTGATCATATAGATCAAtggaataaaattatag aACAATTGGGCACACCATCGCAAGAATTTATGAGAAGGTTACAACCAACTGTGAGAAATTATGTAGAAAATAGACCTCGTTATCCAGGTTATTCATTTGATCGATTATTCCCTGATGTACTATTTCCATCAGATTCTTCTGAACATAATAAACTAaaag caagcCAAGCACGTGACCTTTTGTCTCGAATGCTAGTTATTGATCCAGAAAAGCGTATATCTGTGGACGACGCATTGCTACATCCCTATATAAATGTTTGGTATGATGAAAGTGAAGTAAATGCACCAGCACCAGGACCATGGGACCATTCAGTAGATGAACGTGAACATACTGTTGATCAATGGAAAGAGCTTATCTATCAAGAAGTTATGGAGTATGATCCAACTACTGCAGCAGCAGCTTCTGCTAATGAACCACAACCGATCCGATAG
- the LOC132950035 gene encoding uncharacterized protein LOC132950035, with translation MSGNISIAAYVKFSLMAITSMMFGSQLVHNQYKPLDDLEDYVEKEMEKLKAAKELKV, from the coding sequence ATGTCTGGAAATATATCAATTGCTGCTTATGTGAAATTTTCGCTAATGGCCATAACCTCTATGATGTTTGGATCACAACTAGTTCATAACCAATACAAACCGTTGGATGATTTAGAAGATTATGTAGAAAAAGAAATGGAAAAACTTAAAGCTGCCAAAGAATTAAAAGTATAA
- the LOC132950498 gene encoding MTOR-associated protein MEAK7 yields MGGKSSKHDRVIEPLTFDENDSIDKLMSYKEIVTLDELLHRWNSYLTHNMNSHIKQLFATNKPCRQRVVHVYRCLSTCEMYHESYLKIMSIVLAKSNIERYTIDLLETINLCLKDTDEYAYWIRIGAKAHTILQLSSQLSKDGLTGDIAAWVRGNTLLGLLHRALVTTLYSVPRKLDLLPAININQKYIQSFKTILDLGWIMFIKNSLPADCQDSWRLLFSSTSHGESFQSLSAAIIDQGSTILILKDNSGNIFGGYASQSWLLRPKFYGDSSCFVFSLYPNLNICASSGHNDNFMYMNSGQHTLPNGIGMGGQFGYWGLWIDSEYGIGKSSPSCSTFNDYSMLSANKDFTIDSLEIWCVKEKPKLDDEEEERKLPSDRDDWDMKLLDMAGRTKYSDGLRDEDEFK; encoded by the coding sequence ATGGGAGGCAAAAGCTCCAAACATGATCGTGTTATAGAACCATTAACCTTCGACGAAAATGATTCTATTGATAAATTGATGAGCTACAAAGAAATCGTTACCTTGGACGAACTGTTACACAGGTGGAATTCATACTTAACTCATAACATGAACAGTCATATTAAACAATTGTTTGCAACCAACAAGCCGTGTCGACAGCGTGTGGTGCATGTCTATCGATGTTTATCGACCTGTGAAATGTACCATGAATCTTACCTTAAAATAATGTCAATTGTACTtgcaaaatcaaatattgaacGATATACAATTGATCTTTTGGAAACCATAAATCTTTGTTTAAAGGATACTGATGAGTACGCCTACTGGATCAGAATTGGAGCCAAAGCACATACCATTCTTCAACTTTCATCTCAATTGTCTAAAGACGGTTTGACGGGTGATATTGCAGCATGGGTGAGAGGCAATACCCTTCTTGGACTTTTGCATAGAGCTCTGGTTACTACACTTTACTCAGTGCCACGTAAACTGGATTTACTTCCagctattaatataaatcaaaagtaCATACAGTCGTTCAAAACCATATTAGATCTTGGATGGATAATGTTCATAAAGAACAGTTTACCAGCTGATTGTCAAGATAGTTGGAGATTATTGTTTTCATCTACTTCACACGGTGAGAGCTTCCAATCACTCAGTGCTGCCATAATTGACCAAGgaagtacaattttaattttaaaagataattcTGGTAATATATTTGGAGGATACGCTTCACAATCGTGGTTATTAAGACCTAAATTTTATGGAGATTCAAGTTGTTTTGTCTTCTCTTTATATCCAAATTTGAATATATGTGCTTCTTCTGgacataatgataattttatgtaCATGAATAGTGGTCAGCATACACTACCAAATGGCATAGGAATGGGGGGACAATTTGGCTATTGGGGATTATGGATAGATTCAGAGTATGGCATTGGCAAAAGTAGTCCTTCGTGTTCAACATTTAATGATTATTCAATGTTATCAGCTAACAAAGATTTCACAATTGATTCATTAGAAATATGGTGTGTTAAAGAAAAACCAAAACTAGATGATGAAGAGGAAGAAAGAAAACTTCCTTCAGATAGAGATGATTGGGATATGAAACTATTGGATATGGCTGGACGTACAAAATACTCGGATGGATTAAGAGATGAAGATGAATTTAAATGA